The following coding sequences are from one Ruminococcus flavefaciens AE3010 window:
- a CDS encoding energy-coupling factor transporter transmembrane component T, translated as MRSFSEYNPIVIAVWFFSVTGIAMFCNYPWLMAISLAGAVTFFIMRNGLSHGKTHIFFWVLFLILALANPLISHNGKTVLFVMNHNPVTLEATLYGINSAAMIIGVLYLLRSFTQIMTSEKLLYITGALSPKLSLVLSMAMRFVPLFSRQSAKINAAQTAMGLYKDDNIIDDIRGKSRIFSVMVTWALENGIITADSMETKGFGTGRRSQMKRFRFRASDVTFLLCDLVLLSITAAAVGTHSLSFEFYPSISFDSPDMLGTAGLAAYALLILMPMILETVVNHKWKYLRSAV; from the coding sequence ATGAGAAGCTTTTCAGAATATAATCCCATAGTTATTGCGGTTTGGTTTTTCAGCGTAACAGGCATTGCTATGTTCTGCAATTATCCGTGGCTCATGGCAATTTCACTTGCGGGAGCTGTTACATTCTTCATAATGCGCAACGGTCTGTCTCATGGTAAAACTCATATATTCTTCTGGGTACTGTTCCTGATACTGGCGCTTGCAAATCCGCTTATCTCCCATAACGGAAAGACCGTACTATTTGTAATGAACCACAATCCCGTAACACTTGAAGCTACTCTCTACGGCATAAATTCGGCAGCTATGATAATCGGTGTGCTGTACCTGCTTCGCTCCTTTACCCAGATAATGACCAGTGAGAAGCTACTCTATATCACGGGAGCTCTCTCGCCTAAGCTGTCACTTGTACTGTCAATGGCAATGAGATTCGTTCCCCTGTTCAGCAGGCAGTCCGCTAAGATAAACGCAGCTCAGACGGCAATGGGACTGTACAAGGACGACAATATCATCGACGATATACGCGGCAAGTCAAGAATCTTTTCCGTCATGGTCACATGGGCTCTGGAAAACGGCATCATCACCGCCGACAGCATGGAGACAAAGGGCTTCGGTACAGGCAGACGCTCTCAGATGAAAAGATTCAGATTCAGAGCCTCCGATGTGACTTTTCTGCTCTGCGACCTTGTGCTTCTGAGCATTACAGCTGCCGCAGTGGGAACACATTCACTCAGCTTTGAGTTTTATCCCTCAATAAGCTTTGATTCTCCCGATATGCTCGGTACGGCAGGTCTTGCAGCCTACGCTCTTCTGATACTTATGCCAATGATACTCGAAACGGTGGTGAACCATAAATGGAAATACTTGCGGTCAGCGGTCTGA
- a CDS encoding NUDIX hydrolase: MEKIMEDVEIFLSRLSSEEKLYTEIAKKLGIADITDKFTLSGAIAEKGAPASYKVYISDEKIENKTIDEIKSVFTEAAEENSEIKVEFISDEFLNLIDDKARITADSKPRSLVHRDGELHPTVHIWMIKRRDMGVFVLLQKRAHEKDINPDCYDVSAAGHVSQGDEFRYTALKEVHEELGLDIDRSKLEFIGLKKAEFNKGDIHDNELVAVYICRENINIEDLVLQSSEVSEVCWAEIDELLSVMKYEDIPNCISLEELDMIKKAVF, from the coding sequence ATGGAGAAGATTATGGAAGATGTTGAAATTTTTCTGAGCAGACTCTCTTCTGAGGAAAAGCTCTACACTGAAATAGCAAAAAAGCTGGGAATTGCTGATATAACCGATAAATTCACTCTTTCGGGAGCTATTGCCGAGAAAGGCGCTCCTGCGTCCTATAAGGTGTATATTTCCGACGAGAAAATTGAAAACAAGACTATTGACGAGATAAAATCGGTATTTACCGAGGCTGCCGAGGAGAACTCGGAGATAAAGGTCGAGTTTATTTCCGATGAATTTCTCAACCTTATTGACGATAAGGCAAGAATAACTGCTGACAGCAAGCCGAGAAGCCTTGTCCACAGGGACGGAGAGCTCCACCCGACAGTGCATATATGGATGATAAAGCGCCGCGATATGGGAGTTTTCGTGCTTCTGCAAAAGCGTGCCCACGAAAAGGACATCAATCCCGACTGCTATGACGTATCTGCGGCAGGTCATGTGTCACAGGGGGACGAGTTCCGCTATACCGCGCTTAAAGAAGTCCATGAGGAGCTGGGGCTTGATATAGACAGAAGCAAGCTTGAATTCATCGGGCTCAAAAAGGCTGAGTTCAATAAGGGCGATATACATGACAATGAGCTGGTGGCAGTATACATATGCCGTGAGAATATAAACATCGAGGATCTTGTGCTCCAGTCCTCAGAGGTCTCCGAGGTGTGCTGGGCTGAGATAGACGAGCTTCTCTCAGTAATGAAATACGAGGATATCCCGAACTGCATATCCCTTGAAGAGCTTGACATGATAAAAAAGGCTGTATTCTAA
- a CDS encoding cupin domain-containing protein: MEFISADSIKALSNPGVVSRQLLNPENSESTRVTITEVHLEVGASQPRHTHEASEQIWYATKGSGTLLLADDATMPFKAGDVVRFADKDVHGLLNDGDEEFVYVSVTAPPINFGYAYQKKS, encoded by the coding sequence ATGGAATTCATAAGCGCTGACAGCATAAAGGCTCTGTCAAATCCGGGCGTTGTATCACGTCAGCTTCTTAATCCCGAGAACTCGGAAAGCACAAGGGTTACTATCACTGAGGTCCACCTTGAAGTGGGAGCAAGCCAGCCCCGCCATACACATGAGGCTTCAGAGCAGATATGGTACGCTACAAAGGGCAGCGGTACTCTCCTGCTGGCAGACGATGCCACAATGCCTTTCAAGGCAGGCGATGTTGTACGCTTTGCCGATAAGGACGTACATGGGCTTCTCAATGACGGCGACGAGGAATTCGTCTATGTTTCCGTGACAGCTCCGCCTATCAATTTCGGCTACGCTTATCAGAAAAAGTCCTGA
- a CDS encoding DUF4430 domain-containing protein, with translation MRNKVLTGFLCIVLALVLSLGCSPMDALCSEHTVDEVSDLIGGIVDYKLSQCGAGSIDDWLRVDIAAGAGRTSDWYALTLSQYGYTDLSAYESSLTDYLGSNNVLSATSREKYALGLAAAGSQSSYISDILDNSIGEQGIMSWIYGLHVLNNGYTCSRFTSDSVVDTILSMQYGDGGWALFGDYGDIDVTAMTVQALAPHYNSRGDVSEAVDRALDFLSYKQQDNGGYSSFGTPNPESTSQVLVALSALGIDCRYDDRFIKEGHDLIDGIIEYRLSDGSFSHSMGSGSNETATMQAFYSLVAFKRMTEGKSPLLVLDNRRLPQSQQEHNDSSQQQVQQSTSAAATASSGAKLTTAKTSTVTTTASVTVSAKTLTSAVTVTISGTVAASTAKITAAAALNTVTDHKKNVKPMIIIVIIGAAAVISIIIFILGKRNRKNYLFIVLAAGAAIAVVLLLEIQSADDYYSGEKKQKDNIAGTVTMEIRCDTIAGKSDSEHIPADGVILPPTAFDFESGETVFDILTEAAQTYGIQVENRGSAGSSHGMVYIAGINYIYEYDFGDLSGWVYHVNGITPSRGCGEYELSDGDRIEWLYTCEIGHDLNEVYEK, from the coding sequence ATGAGGAATAAGGTACTCACAGGCTTTCTGTGCATTGTACTTGCATTAGTTTTATCACTGGGCTGTTCTCCTATGGACGCCCTTTGCAGCGAGCATACCGTCGATGAGGTCAGCGACCTTATCGGCGGTATCGTTGATTATAAGCTAAGTCAGTGCGGCGCGGGAAGCATAGACGACTGGCTCAGGGTCGATATTGCCGCAGGTGCGGGCAGGACCTCGGACTGGTATGCTCTCACTCTCAGTCAGTACGGATATACGGACCTGTCAGCTTATGAGAGTTCTCTGACGGACTACCTCGGCAGCAATAATGTGCTCTCAGCGACCTCCCGTGAGAAGTATGCCCTCGGGCTGGCTGCGGCAGGCAGTCAGAGCAGCTACATCTCAGATATACTTGACAACTCCATAGGCGAGCAGGGCATTATGAGCTGGATATACGGACTTCATGTGCTCAATAACGGCTATACATGCTCAAGATTCACATCTGATTCGGTAGTTGACACCATACTGTCCATGCAGTACGGCGACGGCGGCTGGGCTTTGTTCGGTGACTACGGCGATATTGACGTTACAGCCATGACCGTGCAGGCTCTTGCTCCTCATTATAACAGCAGAGGCGACGTCTCCGAAGCTGTTGACAGGGCTCTGGACTTTCTGTCATACAAACAGCAGGACAACGGCGGCTACTCAAGCTTTGGCACTCCCAATCCCGAAAGTACATCACAGGTGCTTGTGGCTCTATCGGCTCTGGGGATAGACTGCCGCTACGATGACAGGTTCATAAAAGAAGGTCACGACCTCATAGACGGTATCATAGAGTACCGCCTGTCTGACGGCAGTTTTTCTCATTCTATGGGCAGCGGCTCAAACGAAACTGCTACAATGCAGGCTTTCTACTCACTTGTGGCGTTCAAAAGAATGACCGAGGGGAAGTCTCCACTGCTGGTCCTTGATAACCGCAGACTGCCCCAATCTCAGCAGGAGCATAATGATAGCAGTCAGCAGCAAGTACAGCAGTCCACCTCTGCGGCTGCGACTGCTTCTTCGGGAGCTAAGTTAACAACAGCAAAGACGAGCACAGTTACGACCACTGCTTCTGTTACAGTATCAGCTAAAACTTTAACATCAGCTGTTACTGTTACCATTTCGGGTACCGTGGCAGCTTCTACAGCAAAAATCACTGCAGCTGCTGCCCTTAACACAGTAACTGACCATAAGAAAAACGTAAAGCCCATGATAATAATCGTCATCATTGGAGCGGCGGCTGTTATTTCTATTATTATCTTTATTCTTGGCAAGCGGAATCGGAAGAACTATCTGTTCATCGTTTTAGCGGCTGGTGCGGCAATTGCTGTAGTTTTGCTGCTGGAAATACAGTCGGCAGATGATTACTACAGCGGAGAAAAGAAACAGAAAGACAATATCGCAGGCACTGTGACTATGGAGATACGCTGCGATACTATCGCAGGCAAGTCCGACTCGGAGCATATCCCTGCGGACGGAGTTATACTGCCGCCTACTGCCTTTGACTTTGAAAGCGGTGAGACTGTATTCGATATTCTCACAGAGGCTGCTCAGACCTACGGCATACAGGTGGAAAACAGGGGCAGCGCAGGCAGCTCCCACGGTATGGTCTACATCGCAGGCATAAACTACATCTACGAATATGATTTCGGCGACCTTTCGGGCTGGGTGTACCATGTAAACGGCATCACACCGTCAAGAGGCTGCGGAGAATATGAGCTGTCCGACGGCGACAGGATAGAGTGGCTGTACACCTGCGAGATAGGTCACGACCTTAATGAGGTATACGAAAAATGA
- a CDS encoding ECF transporter S component yields the protein MLLIRNKNLRNTIKIAVPFVIIPVITILGTLAFDEKKHIIIALAVAVLALLLFAAGFEKKSTGTRRMVIVAVMTALCFAGRFIPFLKPVAALTIITALYLGGEAGFLVGSLSAILSNFYFGQGPWTAFQMLAWGLIGLFAGMLSKPLLKSRALLLIYGFIAGIGYSFFMDIWTVLWYNEGFSVKLYAAALVSAIPYTVSYAVSNVLFLYLLALPFGEKLQRIKVKYGV from the coding sequence ATGCTCCTTATCAGAAACAAGAATCTGCGGAATACTATAAAAATAGCAGTTCCGTTTGTGATAATCCCCGTCATAACTATCCTCGGCACGCTTGCTTTCGACGAAAAAAAGCATATTATCATTGCTCTTGCAGTGGCAGTTCTTGCACTTCTGCTCTTTGCGGCAGGTTTCGAGAAAAAGTCCACGGGTACTCGGCGTATGGTCATTGTCGCAGTTATGACAGCGCTCTGTTTTGCAGGACGTTTTATCCCATTTCTGAAACCTGTGGCGGCGCTCACTATCATTACAGCCCTGTATCTCGGCGGCGAAGCAGGCTTCCTTGTGGGCTCTCTCTCCGCGATACTCTCCAATTTCTACTTCGGACAGGGACCGTGGACAGCTTTTCAGATGCTTGCTTGGGGACTTATCGGATTATTCGCAGGTATGCTCTCAAAACCGTTGCTGAAAAGCCGCGCTCTGCTGCTGATATACGGCTTTATTGCAGGTATCGGCTATTCTTTTTTCATGGATATATGGACAGTGCTGTGGTATAACGAGGGCTTCAGTGTGAAGCTCTATGCAGCCGCACTGGTCTCAGCTATCCCCTATACTGTGTCATATGCAGTATCAAATGTGCTGTTCCTCTATCTGCTTGCACTGCCATTCGGGGAGAAACTGCAAAGAATAAAGGTCAAATACGGAGTCTGA
- the pta gene encoding phosphate acetyltransferase has product MGMFDKLIANLKSSKKTIVFTEGSDPRILSAADRLIKENLMGVILCGNVDEVKAAAKNGGFNIDGAEIVDPATYPEMDALVAQMFELRKGKMTEDECRAALAKSNYFGTMLVKAGKADALLGGATYSTADTVRPALQIIKTKKGSNLVSSSFILFREKDGKEEKIAMGDCAINLSYEDTVDKEGNVVLTGARKLAEVAVETAKTADFFGIDPKVAVLSFSTYGSGKGGTVQLSHDAVIEARNIDPNLVIDGEFQFDAAVSAEVAKTKCPDSKVAGQANTFIFPLIEAGNIGYKIAQRLGGYEAYGPILQGLNAPINDLSRGCNADEVYKMAIITAGMA; this is encoded by the coding sequence ATGGGAATGTTTGACAAGCTTATAGCAAATCTCAAATCCAGCAAGAAAACTATCGTCTTCACTGAAGGCAGCGATCCCCGTATCCTCTCCGCAGCTGACAGACTTATCAAGGAAAACCTTATGGGCGTTATCCTCTGCGGCAACGTTGACGAGGTAAAGGCTGCTGCCAAGAACGGCGGCTTCAATATCGACGGCGCTGAGATCGTTGACCCTGCTACATATCCTGAAATGGACGCTCTCGTAGCTCAGATGTTCGAGCTCAGAAAGGGCAAGATGACTGAGGACGAGTGCCGCGCAGCTCTGGCAAAGTCCAACTACTTCGGCACAATGCTCGTTAAGGCAGGCAAGGCAGACGCTCTTCTCGGCGGTGCTACATACTCCACAGCTGATACAGTAAGACCTGCTCTCCAGATCATCAAGACTAAGAAGGGCTCTAACCTTGTCAGCTCTTCATTCATTCTTTTCCGCGAAAAGGACGGCAAGGAAGAAAAGATCGCTATGGGCGACTGCGCTATCAACCTCAGCTATGAAGATACAGTTGACAAGGAGGGCAATGTTGTTCTCACAGGTGCAAGAAAGCTTGCAGAGGTTGCTGTTGAGACTGCAAAGACTGCTGATTTCTTCGGTATCGATCCTAAGGTAGCTGTTCTCAGCTTCTCCACATACGGCTCAGGCAAGGGCGGCACAGTTCAGCTCAGCCACGACGCTGTTATCGAAGCAAGAAACATTGATCCTAACCTGGTTATCGACGGTGAGTTCCAGTTCGACGCTGCTGTTTCAGCAGAAGTTGCTAAGACAAAGTGCCCTGACTCAAAGGTTGCAGGACAGGCTAACACATTTATCTTCCCGCTTATCGAAGCAGGCAACATCGGCTACAAGATCGCTCAGAGACTTGGCGGCTATGAGGCTTACGGTCCTATTCTTCAGGGACTTAACGCTCCTATCAACGACCTTTCAAGAGGCTGCAACGCTGACGAAGTTTACAAAATGGCTATCATCACAGCTGGCATGGCTTAA
- a CDS encoding AlbA family DNA-binding domain-containing protein: MIDIMHLEKYKETNRLEAKKAVGGLPDSLWETYSAFANTLGGVILLGVEELEDKSLRPVDLPDPEWLLSDFWDIINDKRKVSRNILTKDDVQIKRIDGKHIIVIIVPKLKKGEEPIYIGGSIYTGTYKRSGDGDYKCSVEEVAEMLRLK, encoded by the coding sequence ATGATCGATATTATGCACCTTGAGAAATACAAGGAAACTAACCGTTTAGAAGCGAAAAAAGCTGTTGGCGGACTTCCCGACAGCCTGTGGGAGACCTATTCCGCCTTTGCAAATACTCTCGGCGGCGTAATACTCCTCGGTGTTGAGGAGCTGGAGGACAAGTCCCTGAGACCTGTTGACCTGCCTGACCCAGAATGGCTGCTCAGCGACTTCTGGGACATTATCAACGATAAGCGAAAGGTTAGCCGCAATATTCTCACAAAGGACGATGTTCAGATAAAGCGCATAGACGGCAAACATATCATAGTGATAATCGTTCCCAAGCTGAAAAAGGGCGAGGAACCCATATATATCGGCGGGAGCATCTACACGGGCACCTATAAGCGAAGCGGCGACGGAGACTATAAGTGCTCCGTAGAGGAAGTAGCTGAGATGCTGAGACTTAAATAG
- a CDS encoding ABC transporter ATP-binding protein, giving the protein MEILAVSGLTFTYPLCSSPAVENVSFSLERGEFAVLCGATGSGKSTLLRMLKRELSPLGDKKGTVSFCGTELSRLSDRQSASAIGFVMQKPEQQIVTDKVWHELAFGLENLGTPPDEISRRIAEMASYFGIGNWYDKDVAELSGGQKQLLNLASVLVMQPELLILDEPTAQLDPIAAADFISTLRRLCSDLSITIIIAEHHLEDVVPLCDKLLVMDNVRLIAADKPSDVISQLKHRSEIICGMPAAARLYAELSGSGSCPLTVRDGRSFIENNYCNSTRGLPQASYEHSKSAAMEFKDVYFRYSREGRDILDGLSFKVYENEIFCILGDNGSGKTTALSAAAGLLKPYSGNIKVFGKKLKDYRNRSLYSECLAMLPQDVQTVFLKSTVRQELEECHADISALPYDISHLLDKHPYDLSGGEQQLTALAKVLAAKPKLLLLDEPTKGLDAAAKLNIIAVIRKLRDSGVTVVVVTHDVEFAAVCADRCAMFFGGRIVSTGTTNEFFRQNSFYTTAVSRMTRGYFDNAVTIDDAVQLCRLNGRKES; this is encoded by the coding sequence ATGGAAATACTTGCGGTCAGCGGTCTGACCTTTACATATCCCCTGTGCAGCTCCCCTGCCGTTGAGAATGTTTCCTTTTCACTTGAACGGGGCGAGTTCGCAGTACTGTGCGGAGCTACAGGCAGCGGCAAGTCAACTCTGCTGCGCATGCTTAAACGGGAGCTGTCACCCCTCGGCGATAAAAAGGGCACTGTGAGCTTTTGCGGTACTGAGCTTTCACGACTCAGCGACAGGCAGTCCGCATCAGCTATCGGCTTCGTCATGCAAAAGCCCGAACAGCAGATAGTCACCGACAAGGTCTGGCATGAACTGGCTTTCGGGCTGGAAAATCTTGGAACCCCTCCCGATGAAATATCACGGCGTATCGCCGAAATGGCAAGCTATTTCGGTATCGGGAACTGGTACGACAAGGACGTGGCAGAGCTCTCGGGCGGACAGAAGCAGCTGCTTAATCTGGCTTCTGTTCTTGTTATGCAGCCCGAGCTGCTCATTCTCGACGAGCCAACCGCACAGCTTGACCCGATAGCGGCTGCTGATTTCATATCCACACTAAGACGGCTTTGCAGCGACCTTTCCATTACAATTATCATTGCAGAGCACCATCTTGAAGACGTTGTGCCGCTCTGTGATAAGCTGCTCGTTATGGATAATGTCAGACTTATCGCCGCGGACAAGCCCTCAGATGTCATCTCTCAGCTGAAACACCGTTCCGAGATAATATGCGGTATGCCTGCGGCTGCTCGGCTTTACGCCGAGCTCAGCGGCAGCGGAAGCTGTCCGCTTACAGTCCGCGATGGGCGCAGCTTCATTGAAAACAATTACTGTAATTCCACTCGCGGACTGCCGCAGGCATCATATGAGCACTCAAAGTCCGCGGCTATGGAGTTCAAAGACGTGTACTTCCGCTACTCCCGTGAAGGCAGAGATATTCTGGACGGTCTGAGCTTCAAGGTATACGAAAATGAGATATTCTGCATTCTCGGCGACAACGGTTCGGGAAAAACTACCGCCCTTTCAGCTGCGGCAGGGCTTCTAAAGCCATACAGCGGCAATATCAAAGTGTTCGGGAAGAAACTGAAAGACTACAGGAACCGCTCTCTGTACAGTGAGTGCCTTGCTATGCTCCCACAGGACGTTCAAACGGTATTCCTCAAAAGCACTGTCCGTCAGGAGCTTGAAGAGTGTCACGCCGATATATCGGCTCTGCCCTATGATATCAGTCATCTTCTGGACAAGCACCCATATGACCTGTCGGGTGGCGAACAGCAGCTCACCGCTCTGGCTAAGGTCCTTGCGGCAAAGCCTAAGCTGCTGCTTCTGGACGAGCCTACCAAGGGACTTGACGCCGCCGCAAAGCTTAATATTATCGCCGTTATCCGCAAGCTCCGAGACAGCGGTGTGACCGTTGTTGTCGTGACCCATGATGTTGAGTTCGCCGCTGTATGTGCTGACAGATGCGCCATGTTCTTCGGCGGACGGATAGTCTCCACAGGTACAACCAACGAGTTCTTCCGTCAGAACAGCTTCTACACTACGGCAGTCAGCCGCATGACACGGGGGTATTTCGACAATGCAGTCACCATTGACGACGCTGTACAGCTTTGCCGCCTAAACGGCAGAAAGGAGTCATAA
- a CDS encoding RNA polymerase sigma factor, whose product MTDKELRRKMEQSPEEGRRGLFEEYCGYVYAICANKLKGCGASEDIDECISDTFAAVFAYLDRHTGADGDLKGIIGTIARRTAISYFRRLAAKSDTTVSIDSESLGELSADIRVEEAAEGSALREAVLDCVNRLGEPDSTIIVYFYYYGMKTKQIASLTGMSDSAVQQRLSRSRKRLRELLSEAGITEEGFQ is encoded by the coding sequence ATGACAGACAAAGAGCTGCGCCGCAAAATGGAGCAGTCTCCCGAGGAGGGCAGGCGCGGATTGTTTGAAGAATACTGCGGTTACGTCTATGCCATATGCGCAAATAAGCTTAAAGGCTGCGGCGCAAGTGAGGACATTGACGAATGTATCAGCGATACATTCGCGGCGGTATTTGCCTATCTGGACAGACACACAGGCGCGGACGGCGACCTGAAAGGAATAATCGGAACTATAGCAAGGCGAACTGCCATTAGCTATTTCAGACGGCTTGCTGCCAAAAGCGATACAACTGTATCCATTGATTCCGAAAGTCTCGGAGAGCTGTCAGCCGACATAAGAGTTGAGGAAGCTGCCGAGGGCTCAGCGCTGCGAGAAGCTGTTCTTGACTGCGTGAACAGGCTGGGCGAGCCTGATTCGACTATCATCGTTTACTTCTACTATTACGGTATGAAAACAAAACAAATAGCTTCACTTACAGGAATGAGCGACTCTGCCGTGCAGCAGAGACTGAGCAGGTCAAGAAAAAGGCTCAGGGAGCTGCTGAGTGAAGCAGGTATCACAGAGGAGGGATTTCAGTGA